The Pseudorasbora parva isolate DD20220531a chromosome 21, ASM2467924v1, whole genome shotgun sequence sequence GCCACCATTTAATGCCTAAAATTTGTCTCAGGTGTCTCATCATGAAGGCATTTAGGTTGTGTGCTTGGGTCATATAAACTGTCCAAGATTCTGCTCCGTATAGGAGAGCTGGGAGAACAATTGCACGAtacactgcacattttgtatttatGGTGAGGTCTTTGTTGGACCAGACTCTTTCTTTTAGTCGGTTGAATGCCTGCGAAGCTTTAGATTTGCGTAGATATAATTCGGCATCTAGTTTGTTATTGTAGGTGACTATTGCCCCGAGGTATTTGAACTCTTTGACTGTGGCTAGATTTTCGCCTCCAATCTGGATGTTCTGGCTACTTTCGAAGGTGCCTGGGGGTGGCTGGAACATTATTTCTGAGTCCATAAATATGGAGCAAATTAATACTGAAATTCAAACTAGACATTTGCTTAGGTTGCTGATgagtttatttgaaaaacatcaTATCATAAAAAGTTattgaatgacatgagggtgccCTCTTAAACTTCTTGGAGTTAGATGATATTTAAATCTACGGTGGATACTAAACAATTTCAGAGTTTCTAGTAAAAATGAACATTCATATAAAAGTAGATGTTGAACAGAGCCCTGGTTCCCCCAGGGCCATTGCTACGTGATAATGCAGCCTCCCTTCTCCTTGAATGGGTTCTTGTCCTCTGGGACGCCCTTGATCAGGGGGTCTTCGGCAGACTGCTCCTCAACGAAAGCAATAATCTCAGGGGCTGTTTTTGAAATCTGAGAAAAAGAACAGGTTCAAGGATGATTGCCACCATTGATTGGATTCAACTAAGCAAACAAGTAACCAGACAGAGGATCAAGCTGTAAATGCTGCCCTTATTCACAGCAGCGGCGTCTTACATTTTTTAACAGGAATGAAAGCAAGGCTGTGACGGATAGACACGCATCTCTTCAGTGGgttatttattgtgttttttttttgattgttcTGCTAACAAAACActggaaaaatatttttcagcagaagaaaaaacTCCAGAGAATGAGCTGAACGAGCTGGGCAGTGGTTGGGACGCAGGTCAAAAacgtgcagaaaaaaaaaacaaggtcaAGAGATGCGTTTTACTTTAGCGTCACATTTTTAGAATGCCTGACTCTACCTCTCACAATCCTGATTCTACCTCTCACAATCCTGATTCTAcctctcacaatcctgactctacctctcacaatcctgactctACCTGACTCTACCGCTCACAATCCTGACTCTAcctctcacaatcctgactctACCTCTCGCAATGCTGACTCTACCTGACTCTAcctctcacaatcctgactctACCTGACTCTACCTCTCACAATCCTAATTCTAcctctcacaatcctgactctACCTGACTCTACCTCTCACAATCCTGATTCTAcctctcacaatcctgactctACCTCTCGCAGTCCTGACTCTACCTGACTCTACCGCTCACAATCCTGACTCTACCTGACTCTACCTCTCACAATCCTGATTCTAcctctcacaatcctgactttaccTGACTCTAcctctcacaatcctgactctacctctcacaatcctgactctACCTGACTCTAcctctcacaattctgactctacctctcacaatcctgactctacctctcacaatcctgactctacctctcacaatcctgactctACCTGACTCTActgctcacaatcctgactctacctctcacaatcctgactctACCTCTCGCAATCCTGACTCTACCTCTCGCAATGCTGACTCTACCTCTCGCAATGCTGACTCTACCTCTCGCAATGCTGACTCTACCTCTCACAATGCTGACTCTACCTCTCGCAATCCTGACTCTACCTCTCGCAATGCTGACTCTACCTCTCGCAATGCTGACTCTACCTTTCGCAATGCTGACTCTACCTCTCGCAATGCTGGCTCTACCTCTCGCAATGCTGACTCTACCTCTCGCAATGCTGACTCTACCTCTCGCAATCCTGAGTCTACCTCTCGCAATCCTGACTCTACCTCTCGCAATGCTGACTCTACCTCTCGCAATCCTGACTCTACCTCTCGCAATCCTGACTCTACCTCTCGCAATGCTGACTCTACCTCTCGCAATGTTGACTCTACCTCTCGCAATCCTGACTCTACCTCTCGCAATGCTGACTCTACCTCTCGCAATCCTGACTCTACCTCTCGCAATGCTGACTCTACCTCTCGCAATCCTGACTCTACCTCTCGCAATCCTGACTCTACCTCTCGCAATGCTGACTCTACCTCTCGCAATCCTGACTCTACCTCTCGCAATGCTGACTCTACCTCTCGCAATCCTGACTCTACCTCTCGCAATCCTGACTCTACCTCTCGCAATGCAGACTTTCCATCTCGCAATCCTGACTCTACCTCTCGCAATCCTGACTCTACCTCTCGCAATGCTGACTCTACCTCTCGCAATGCTGACTCTACCTCTCGCAATCCTGACTCTACCTCTCGCAATGCTGACTCTACCTCTCGCAATCCTGACTCTACCTCTCGCAATCCTGACTCTACCTCTCGCAATGCAGACTTTCCATCTCGCAATCCTGACTCTACCTCTCGCAATCCTGACTCTACCTCTCGCAATGCTGACTCTACCTCTCGCAATGCTGACTCTACCTCTCGCAATGCTGACTCTACCTCTCGCAATCCTGACTCTACCTCTCGCAATGCTGACTCTACCTCTCGCAATCCTGACTCTACCTCTCGCAATGCAGACATTCCTTCTCGCAATCCTGACTCTACCTCTCGCAATCCTGACTCTACCTCTCACAATGCTGACTCTACCTCTCGCCATCCTGACTCTACCTCTCGCAATCCTGACTCTACCTCTCGCAATCCTGACTCTACCTCTCGCAATCCTGAATCTACGTCTCGCAATTCTGAATCTACCTCTCGCAATCCTGACTCTACCTCTCGCAATCCTGAATCTACCTCTCGCAATCCTGACTCTACCTCTCGCAATCCTGACTCTACCTCTCGTAATGCTGACTCTATCTCTCGCAATGCTGACTCTACCTCTCGCAATCCTGACTCTACCTCTCACAATGCTGACTCTACCTCTCGCAATCCTGACTCTACCTCTCGCAATCCTGACTCTACCTCTCGCAATCCTGACTCTACCTCTCGCAATGcagactttacatctcgcattCCTGACTTTGCAActtatcacaattctgactttataaatcGATCTTtagaattgtaagatataaagtcaggattgagataAGTCGTAgttacattatatttttattctgtggcggaaaaAAGCTTTCatagaggaatcttttaggatttgcaaaaTTTGTCTTAATGCGGCCAAATCCCGGGAAAAATCACATGGTGTGTTTTAGCCACCTCAGACAATACGTATAAATTGGTTGTGAGATAGTGCTGGAAAACATGTTCAGTGTGAGGGGTCGTTCACAAAGGACGTgttttttgctttaaaaaattTGTGTGCTGCGTTTTTTTGAGTCATGCGCGAGACGCTCTGGAGTTTTCTTCAGGgctgtgacgtatttccaagtgaacCGAAATATTGAATAATGGGCGGGGTTTATTTCAGTGCTCCTCCACTCCATATTGCGCTCATATCAGACTAATGGTTGGAGGTGGAGTGGTTAAGGATATTCAAACAAAAGCCGTCAAACTGAAGTCATCTGAGAAGGAAAGCCTTTCCAGATAGGAAGTAACTTTTCAAAATTTGATTAAAGATAGTGACGAACTGGATAAATTGTTTACCATTAGACCTGTGATGTGTTCTATAACAAAGTAAATAGGCTCaatttttgatttcatgaggactttaaagaTGCTGGAAGTTCTCACCGCAATTCGGGAAGTGTTCACTTCCACCTTCAGCTGATCCAGCTCCATCTTCAGGATGTCTTTATCTGTCATATCCCGAGCCATCCTGACTATTCAGAGCAAATAAAAGATAGGCTATAAAAGGCTATGTGAAATTAAGTTCctatacacatttaaaaaaaaggggaaaaaagtaaTGAACAAtgctactacactgtgtgtgtatattatatatatatatatatatatatatatatatatatatatatatatatatatatatatatatatatatatatacatatatatatatgttggtTGATTCAGTAATGTTAAATTAACAGTTAATTTAGATTTTACCATTTTAGATTGTACCATTTACCATTTTTCCAGTGAACAGTAGGCAATAAAAACACTAGAAAATGCTTATAGATATGTATAAAGCTTGCATGCCTGCATATTgctccaaacagctttaaaataATGTTCAGTAACTCACGTATATATCAAAAAGTGCATTATCAATATGAAAAGATGTCTCAACGTTAAAAAACTGacatctacaaaacaaaacaaaacaaaaaaagccctGGTGGTTTCAGTAAAACTGATTTTTCATTTGAGAGTTCTTTCAAAATaacatttgataaataaataaataaatcctccATTTACCTGTTGATTGGATGAACTGTCAGAGAAATGTCCTGATGTCTCCTAGGAGATCATCAGCGTGGAGGTCTTCCTCCGCTCCTGTCCTCTGCGTCAGTGAGTATCTGGCTCGTCTCCTCTATTTCTGTTGTCTGGACCCCCTCCTTCCCTCGCTCTTTCACAGGTGTAGAGATTGATCCTGGTGAGGATTGCGCTCTGATGTCATCAATCTCCACTGATCTCATTAGGCCAATGAGAGCATGAGAAGTAACCTCTAAACAACATTGAAATACTGGAGGAAAGGGCAGCATGTGACAAATGATGCAATTACTGTGTCAAATTCGTCATTAACCGATAAACTACCTAAGCCTAAAAATCATCAGTGCATCTTAAGGATCTTCAAACTTGGCATAGAAAGAGCTCAATGTGATTTGCATGAAAAGCAAGAAGCAGAGCATTGGTTGAATATAATCAGAGGCAGTGAATATGTGTTTCCAAAGTGAAATGCTCTGTGAAAAAGTCTTCAGACAGTCTGGAGCCGTGCATGTGGCGGATCAGAGTACTGTGCCTTAAATCAAACCAATTCAATTAAACTCCATTTAATATCTAtggttttgttttatacaagACATTGATTTTGCAGTCTTCAAGTTTCATCAATCCAAACTCCATTAGCCAAGCATAGTAAATACTGAAttgtacactaccattcaaagcTAGGGGTCAGTTAGTAGCCTTTAtgttatttaaaattgaacaaatgtaacagtaaaacatgctgaaacatactAGCAATGTGTATGAAATACAAGCATAATGTAGTAGAAACATGCTAACAACATTGTTAAATCTATACAAAAAGCTACCAACATGCTAAACCATGATAGAAACATGTTCAAACTTTTTAACATTATGCTGATGCATGATAGAAACCTGCTATCAACATTGTAAAATGtgttagcaatgtgttaaatcattttagaaacatgcttttcattttaaaacatgctaacaacaatcctaaataaaaaaaaactgctatTAATAACATGATAAAACATGTTAGCAGTGTGCCAAATCATTTTAGAAACATGTTAACAATTATGCTAAAACATGCTAACAACAATGCTAAATCTAAAAAACCTGCCATTAACATGTTAAAAATTGTTAGCATGGTGCtgatgaatgatataaacctgTTATCAATCACATAAACGTCGCACACCTGTGTGTGATAGGTGCGTAGGAGAGCAGGACAAAAAAGTCCTATTATCATCAAATGAAAAGGAGAAGTCCCGCACACTATCAACTTGCAATAAAAGATTTATTGTTTCATAGCAACGTTTAGATCTTGCGATCTTCCTCAGGCATGAAAAAAACATAAGAAACTTTCATTTCTTTTAAAGGGTACCGTTGACCAATCACCATCTTAAGGTCAACGTAAACCAATCACAATAAATGATGGAACACATTAATGTAAGATCATCACATCACAATCGTGAGCTTCTCTTAAACTTATCACATTACAATGCATTAATAATAGCACAATGAATGCTAGAACACATCATCATAAACTCATCACATCACAATGACTGGTAGAAGACATCATTGATGGGCCAAGTGTCCTAGTAATCAAAATATGGTGACCCTAAACTACTTTAAACTTCATACTTTAAGCTTAAATTTCTGGTCAGGCTTTCTCAAGCCAACATCAAAGTAAGGTTTGTCTTCTTGACAAACTGAACATGAGGTTTGAACTCAATATCTTAGATCCAGAGTCAAAGAGCTGAGACTTTTGGCCTTCAGCCACAGGCATCACTGCCCAATAAACTGCTCAGCGCAGGATTACTCTTACCACGATCTGCTTAATAACTGCAATGCTTTCTCACATTGCCCATGTTGGAAAAACAAGACATGATTATCTGTTGATTGAGAGTGTTTCAGGGCCAACAAATCCCTTATAAAAAGAGTTTTTGGATATGGAGGAAATGGCAATTGAGGAAAACAAGTGAGCCAGACCTGAGCGGGACTGAATTCACTCCAAACTCCAATGTTTTTCAACTCAGACACATCTTTGCACTTAAGTTTGTACTGAACTACTGAATAAGCTTGTTGTGGCACTGACTGACCTCACTTGTAAGCCGGGTTTCTCAGGATCTGGGCCAGGCCCCCTTTGTCCAGAAATAGCAAGGGGGACCTTGAAGCCTTGATTCGTGATGAGTGACGTTATGGCATCATTATGGCCAGGAGCTTTACTGCACTGCATCAGTCAAGAAAGCAATGTGACATTATTGAGATGTTATATTACCAAtacactttaaataaaatgggTAATTCATTAAAGGCATAGTcctaattctgtcatcatttgctcaCTCTCAAGTTGTATATAAGTATGAAAAGCAAGCAATTTCTGAGCATAAATGGTTTCAAAGTAAATCCTCCACCAGTTTTTCCCCCTCTTCAGTGTAGTGAAGAAAAAGTAATAATTTTGTGTATATTCTATGCAACctcatattaataaatatcacaATAAGGGAGAtgcatcagaaataacacaacaTGCTTCACTGTGTTGTTCTCTAAAGCCAGATAGACGAGTGGTGATAAGTGACTTATCGTTTAGTCACATGCTAAAGCTTAAGTAATTGAGCTAAGACTAATCAAGCACCAAGGAGGATTATGGGTAATAGATATCAGGAGAACCAGGacactgtacttttttttttaaaattacctCTTGCCTAGTTTCATGATTGAACAGTCAGAATACCAAGCCATTAAATTCTGATAGTATTATTTAAAGACATCTaacataaacaaaatattttttttacttttgctgTGTCCCAATTAGCCTATGTATACTGCaccctaaaagtatgtactgtttttgtgaagaaaaagtgcatacaccatattgccaaaagtattgggacacccctgtaaataattacatttgG is a genomic window containing:
- the gngt2b gene encoding guanine nucleotide-binding protein G(I)/G(S)/G(O) subunit gamma-T2b codes for the protein MARDMTDKDILKMELDQLKVEVNTSRIAISKTAPEIIAFVEEQSAEDPLIKGVPEDKNPFKEKGGCIIT